A window of the Gossypium hirsutum isolate 1008001.06 chromosome A05, Gossypium_hirsutum_v2.1, whole genome shotgun sequence genome harbors these coding sequences:
- the LOC107897914 gene encoding F-box/LRR-repeat protein 4: MDDMLCDELLQEIFRKLPSTPPSSLSVSLVSKRWLNLYRCSKASLSLKFLPHNSMIISLSSLLSHYPSLSFLSLVLSDAADFPSSNNNSSITAFFDNLLFVVSSSCSNLHHLRFLAGPVSCLSLFSLSKSCSQLTSITASLSRPLFLNWVVSFPCLKELCLHVCSTDDVDDGDKQFGLSLNEELDVKFGLETLCVSGIQADDKDISWLWRNCKRLKKLQLRSCESVGHGESFASFICCVEGLEEVELRKCRSIIDRVLLRLAENCASLISLLIYDGCSRERLLEFITTCRCNLQKLDLRLPLDLNNDHLLAIAMNLRGLSTLRLQSCCLVTGEGLHVLGVALNPTLEELALINCDVVDREVGLLATLGQNLGMLRKLDLSYNEMLVDKELISMLVSCNHLTELKLRGCRKLTSMTMVTISKTCNGLQSIDIMNCPGIGAQAVEFFVLNCPQMKQIVVEESKVSDMARTWACHKFIEVTSGS; the protein is encoded by the coding sequence ATGGATGACATGTTATGTGATGAGCTACTGCAAGAAATATTCAGAAAGCTGCCATCAACCCCACCATCTTCTTTATCTGTTTCTTTAGTTTCCAAACGTTGGCTTAACCTTTATAGATGCTCAAAAGCATCTCTTTCTCTCAAGTTTCTACCACACAATTCTATGATTATCTCCTTGTCTTCTCTTCTTTCTCACTACccttctctttctttcctttctcttgTTCTGTCTGATGCAGCGGATTTCCCCTCTTCCAACAACAATTCAAGCATCACTGCCTTTTTCGACAACTTGCTTTTCGTTGTTTCTTCCTCTTGTTCTAACCTGCATCACCTCAGGTTCTTAGCTGGCCCTGTTTCTTGTCTGTCTTTGTTTTCTCTATCCAAATCTTGTTCCCAACTTACTTCAATTACTGCCTCATTATCTAGACCTCTTTTTCTCAACTGGGTTGTTTCGTTTCCTTGCTTAAAGGAGTTATGTTTACATGTATGCTCAActgatgatgttgatgatggaGATAAGCAATTTGGGTTGTCTCTAAATGAAGAATTGGATGTCAAATTTGGGTTAGAAACTCTCTGTGTATCAGGAATTCAGGCAGATGATAAGGATATCAGTTGGCTATGGAGGAACTGTAAAAGGCTTAAAAAATTACAGCTGAGGAGCTGTGAGAGTGTTGGTCATGGAGAGTCATTTGCATCATTTATCTGTTGTGTGGAAGGTCTTGAAGAAGTAGAGTTAAGGAAATGTAGGAGTATAATCGATAGAGTTCTATTAAGATTAGCTGAGAATTGTGCTTCATTGATTTCTCTATTGATCTATGATGGATGTAGTAGAGAGCGTTTGCTTGAATTCATAACAACTTGCAGGTGTAATTTGCAGAAACTTGACCTTAGATTGCCATTAGACCTCAACAATGATCACCTCTTAGCCATTGCTATGAATTTAAGAGGTCTCTCAACACTTAGGCTTCAAAGTTGCTGTCTGGTTACTGGTGAAGGTCTGCACGTTCTTGGGGTTGCCTTGAACCCCACACTCGAAGAATTGGCTTTAATAAACTGCGACGTTGTCGATCGAGAAGTAGGGTTGCTAGCCACATTAGGACAAAATTTGGGGATGTTAAGGAAACTAGACTTGTCTTATAATGAAATGTTGGTTGATAAGGAGTTGATTTCAATGCTAGTTTCTTGCAATCATCTGACAGAATTGAAGTTGAGAGGTTGCAGGAAGCTAACAAGTATGACCATGGTTACCATATCTAAGACCTGCAATGGCTTGCAAAGTATTGATATTATGAATTGTCCTGGGATTGGGGCTCAGGCAGTGGAGTTCTTTGTCTTGAATTGCCCTCAGATGAAACAAATTGTGGTTGAGGAGAGCAAGGTTTCAGACATGGCTAGGACATGGGCTTGTCATAAATTTATAGAGGTAACTTCTGGTTCATGA